The sequence below is a genomic window from Nitrospinota bacterium.
ATTCCAAATCCATTGCCCTCCACGCCATGACAAATTTTGCAGGCCGTGGGCTGTGCCTCCACGCGAAACAAAGATTCCCCTGCATCCAGATTTTTTTGCGTGGGTTCCAACGGATTCTTCAACCGATAAATATCTTCAGGCGCCTGGGCCGTCACCCTCAGTTGCGGACAATTTCCTTTGCCGCCAAAGCCCATGCTGTGATGATGCATTCCCGGCCCTTTGCCATGCCGCATCATCATGGGGCCTGCCAAAACCTGCGCCGCCATTGCCAATATAAAAAATAAAATCAGCAAAGAAAAAATGGATTTAAGAAAAACTTTCATGAGCTTGAATCCATTTCCCTCTATTTGAATTTTTTGGAAAATTGCCGGATGAAAAGTACCAATTGCCAAACTTCCGTATCACTCAAAGCCCCGAACGATGGCATTTTGGTACCCGGCGATCCGTTTTTAATAATCCAGTAGATTTGTCCATCGGGGATGTCATCCATCATATAATAACAAGTGAAGTTTCTCGGCTTGGGAGTCAATTGTTCAAAAATTACGCCCAAACCATCCCCGCCATAACCATGACATACCTTGCAAGCCGTAGGCCCAGCATCAATTTTAAACAGCGTCTCGCCTGCCCGCAGATTTTCCGAAGTCGGTTCCAGAGGATTTGTCATCTTGTAAAAGGGCTCAGGAGCCTGGGGGGTGTTTCGCTCCTGAGGACAAATACCCTGGAGAGGTTCTTCCAAGTCCACGGGATTTTTGTGGGGCATTCCCTCACGCACCACCTTTCGAATCATCCCGTTGGGAAATTCCTTTTCCTGCCCCCCCAAAGTCTGCTGATTTTCTTTCCACTCCGGTTCCACCGCAAATACCG
It includes:
- a CDS encoding cytochrome c — its product is MVNKVQRRQVWIFTLFLATFAILSLPGSSVFAVEPEWKENQQTLGGQEKEFPNGMIRKVVREGMPHKNPVDLEEPLQGICPQERNTPQAPEPFYKMTNPLEPTSENLRAGETLFKIDAGPTACKVCHGYGGDGLGVIFEQLTPKPRNFTCYYMMDDIPDGQIYWIIKNGSPGTKMPSFGALSDTEVWQLVLFIRQFSKKFK
- a CDS encoding c-type cytochrome, yielding MKVFLKSIFSLLILFFILAMAAQVLAGPMMMRHGKGPGMHHHSMGFGGKGNCPQLRVTAQAPEDIYRLKNPLEPTQKNLDAGESLFRVEAQPTACKICHGVEGNGFGMMAQGLNPPPRNFSCAETMQEIPDGQLFWIIKNGSPGTGMPAFTELQEKQVWQLVLYLRKLAK